A genomic region of Phaeobacter gallaeciensis DSM 26640 contains the following coding sequences:
- a CDS encoding ABC transporter substrate-binding protein: MKLTSMLMTTALSVSATIAQSADLEVTHWWTSGGEAAAVTKFADAVNDQTAHNWVDGAIAGSGTTARPIIISRILGGDPMAATQLTHGRQAEELIEAGLMTDLTELAEKEGWRDIVNPPSLLDSCTYEGRIYCVPVNIHSTQWLWLSHDAFDKAGMSVPQDWYEFVAAAPKLAEAGIVPLAMGQQGWQQRIAFGALTVGLVDQDSWRKVSLERNAEVAAGPQYAKVFDAVVDARELARNSNVQDWNLATNMVITGKAGGQIMGDWAQGEFTLAEQVAGQDYTCLPGMGLNQIIDTSGDAFYFPVIEDAEVKQAQMDMASVLISKEVQVAFNLTKGSLPVRGDVDLSAANDCMKKGLAILADGNVLPSMDQAFSADTQAQIQDLMAEFWASDMAAADAQARYAEIIADAD; this comes from the coding sequence GTGAAATTGACATCTATGCTGATGACGACAGCCCTTAGTGTTAGCGCCACCATCGCGCAGTCCGCCGATTTGGAGGTGACCCATTGGTGGACCTCGGGCGGGGAGGCTGCCGCGGTTACGAAATTTGCTGATGCGGTCAATGATCAGACCGCGCATAACTGGGTTGATGGCGCGATTGCCGGGTCCGGCACCACTGCGCGTCCGATCATTATCAGCCGCATTCTGGGCGGTGATCCAATGGCGGCGACGCAGCTCACCCATGGTCGTCAGGCCGAGGAGCTGATCGAGGCGGGGTTGATGACCGACCTCACCGAACTGGCGGAAAAGGAAGGCTGGCGCGATATCGTCAACCCGCCGTCGCTGTTGGACAGCTGCACCTATGAGGGGCGCATCTACTGTGTGCCGGTCAATATCCATTCCACGCAGTGGCTCTGGCTCAGCCATGACGCCTTTGACAAGGCGGGGATGAGCGTGCCGCAGGATTGGTATGAATTTGTCGCCGCCGCGCCAAAGCTGGCCGAGGCGGGCATCGTGCCGCTGGCGATGGGGCAGCAGGGCTGGCAGCAGCGGATCGCCTTTGGCGCGCTGACTGTCGGGCTGGTCGATCAGGACAGCTGGCGCAAGGTTTCGCTGGAACGCAACGCCGAAGTCGCCGCCGGGCCGCAATATGCCAAGGTCTTTGATGCGGTGGTCGACGCCCGCGAACTGGCGCGCAACAGCAATGTGCAGGATTGGAATCTGGCCACCAATATGGTCATCACCGGCAAGGCTGGAGGGCAGATCATGGGCGATTGGGCACAGGGGGAATTCACCCTTGCCGAACAGGTGGCCGGACAGGATTACACCTGCCTGCCCGGCATGGGACTGAACCAGATCATCGACACCAGCGGTGATGCGTTTTACTTCCCGGTGATTGAGGATGCAGAGGTCAAACAGGCGCAGATGGACATGGCGTCGGTGCTGATCTCCAAGGAGGTTCAGGTCGCTTTCAACCTGACCAAGGGCTCCCTGCCGGTGCGCGGAGATGTCGATCTGTCAGCAGCCAATGACTGCATGAAAAAAGGCCTCGCGATTCTGGCGGATGGCAATGTGCTGCCCAGCATGGATCAGGCGTTTTCCGCCGATACCCAGGCGCAGATTCAGGATCTGATGGCGGAATTCTGGGCCTCTGACATGGCGGCAGCGGATGCGCAGGCACGCTATGCCGAGATTATCGCGGACGCTGACTGA
- a CDS encoding LacI family transcriptional regulator: MAKSNPPSDGLPRDGKKPTLKTIAKASGMAVPTVSRALSDAPDISEATKKKVREIADALGYVPNRAGVRLRTGRTNVISLVMSAEREMMTQTARLLTSLGLALRETHYHLNVSPVFPDDDPLRAVRYIVENQTADCVIFNQVEPEDKRAEYLIERNFPFATHGRTKWADQHPYYDFDNFAFSEFSLAELAARGRRNIVLLAPPLAQNYANDMVNGARHAAKALGIQLHVARQVQSNGLYKDLRNWAAQKHREDPTIDGFLCASTNATMSVVAGMESCGCTVGQEFDVVAKEGLHMLKFVRPEIIVVQEDIEATGVFLAKAALQAIKSPELPPQQFLEVPTEFVTWE, encoded by the coding sequence ATGGCCAAATCAAATCCCCCAAGCGACGGCCTGCCCCGCGATGGCAAGAAGCCGACGCTCAAAACCATCGCCAAGGCCAGCGGTATGGCCGTGCCCACGGTCTCGCGGGCGCTGTCCGATGCGCCCGATATCAGCGAAGCGACCAAGAAGAAGGTGCGCGAAATCGCCGATGCGCTTGGCTATGTGCCAAATCGCGCGGGCGTGCGGCTGCGCACCGGGCGCACCAATGTCATCAGTCTGGTGATGTCGGCAGAACGCGAGATGATGACCCAGACCGCCCGGTTGCTAACCTCGCTGGGGCTGGCGCTGCGCGAAACCCACTATCACCTCAATGTCTCGCCGGTGTTTCCCGACGACGACCCGCTGCGCGCGGTGCGCTACATCGTGGAGAATCAGACCGCCGATTGCGTGATCTTCAATCAGGTGGAGCCGGAGGATAAGCGCGCGGAATACCTGATTGAGCGGAATTTCCCCTTTGCCACCCATGGGCGCACCAAATGGGCCGATCAACACCCATATTACGACTTCGACAATTTCGCCTTTTCCGAATTTTCCCTCGCCGAACTGGCAGCGCGGGGACGCAGGAACATCGTGTTGCTGGCGCCGCCTCTGGCGCAGAACTATGCCAACGACATGGTCAATGGCGCCCGCCACGCCGCCAAGGCGCTGGGGATCCAGCTGCACGTGGCCCGTCAGGTCCAGAGCAACGGCCTCTACAAGGATCTGCGCAACTGGGCGGCGCAGAAACATCGCGAAGATCCGACAATCGACGGATTCCTCTGCGCCTCCACCAACGCCACCATGTCGGTGGTCGCGGGCATGGAAAGCTGTGGCTGCACCGTCGGACAGGAGTTCGACGTCGTCGCCAAGGAGGGGTTGCATATGCTGAAATTCGTGCGCCCCGAGATCATTGTCGTGCAGGAAGATATCGAGGCTACTGGCGTTTTTCTCGCCAAGGCGGCCCTTCAGGCAATCAAATCGCCGGAGCTGCCGCCACAGCAGTTTCTGGAAGTACCAACCGAATTTGTCACCTGGGAATAA
- a CDS encoding sugar phosphate isomerase/epimerase family protein has product MTTQIKGPALFLAQFAGDEAPFNSLETITKWAAGLGYRGVQIPTFDSRLFDLDRAAESQTYCDEIMGICADAGVEITELSTHLQGQLVAVNPAYDLALDAFAPEHCRGNPAKRQAWAVDQMHKAATASARLGLTHTVSFTGALAFPYLYPWPQRPEGLIEETFAELGRRWTPILNHYAECGQDIGFELHPGEDVFDGATFEMFVDACGGHDAAMINYDPSHFLLQQLDYLAFIDLYHDRINAFHVKDAEFNPDGRQGVYSGYQSWTNRAGRFRSLGDGQVDFSAIFSKLTQYGYDSWAVLEWECCLKSPAQGAAEGAPFIKRHLIEVTDKAFDDFAGGERDTDTIREMLGL; this is encoded by the coding sequence GTGACCACGCAGATCAAAGGCCCGGCCCTGTTCCTGGCGCAATTCGCCGGGGATGAGGCACCATTCAATTCACTGGAGACGATCACAAAATGGGCCGCCGGCCTTGGCTATCGGGGGGTGCAGATCCCTACATTCGACAGCCGTCTCTTTGATCTGGACCGCGCCGCCGAAAGCCAGACCTACTGTGACGAGATAATGGGCATCTGCGCCGATGCGGGCGTGGAGATCACCGAACTGTCGACCCATCTTCAGGGCCAGCTGGTGGCGGTGAACCCGGCCTATGATCTCGCGCTGGATGCCTTTGCGCCGGAGCATTGCCGCGGTAACCCCGCCAAGCGGCAAGCCTGGGCGGTGGATCAGATGCACAAGGCTGCCACCGCCAGCGCGCGGCTGGGGCTCACGCATACGGTCAGCTTTACCGGCGCGCTCGCCTTCCCCTACCTCTACCCCTGGCCACAGCGCCCGGAAGGGCTGATCGAGGAGACCTTCGCCGAGCTGGGTCGCCGCTGGACACCGATCCTCAACCACTATGCCGAGTGCGGGCAGGATATCGGCTTTGAACTCCACCCCGGCGAGGACGTCTTTGACGGGGCGACGTTTGAAATGTTTGTAGACGCCTGCGGCGGGCACGATGCGGCGATGATCAACTACGATCCCAGCCATTTCCTGCTGCAGCAACTGGATTACCTCGCCTTCATCGACCTCTACCATGACCGGATCAACGCCTTTCATGTGAAGGACGCGGAGTTCAATCCCGACGGGCGGCAAGGCGTCTACTCCGGCTATCAGAGCTGGACCAACCGTGCCGGGCGCTTCCGGTCTCTGGGCGATGGGCAGGTTGATTTTTCAGCGATTTTTTCCAAACTGACCCAATATGGCTATGATAGCTGGGCAGTATTGGAATGGGAATGCTGCCTCAAATCGCCCGCACAGGGCGCCGCCGAGGGCGCGCCCTTCATCAAACGCCACCTGATCGAGGTCACCGACAAGGCTTTTGACGATTTTGCCGGGGGCGAGCGCGACACTGACACAATCCGGGAGATGCTGGGACTATGA
- a CDS encoding Gfo/Idh/MocA family protein: MTTERKARLKLGMVGGGQGAFIGAVHRIAARMDDRFQLVAGALSSDPARAAASAAELGIAPDRSYASFEEMARAEAAREDGIDAVAIVTPNHLHAGPSIAFLNAGIHVICDKPLAASATEAEAMKQAAATSSARFFLTHNYTGYPLLRQARAMVARGDLGRIRLVQAEYAQDWLTDVIEQEGHKQAAWRTDPAQSGAGAIGDIGTHAFNLACFVSGLVPQSLSAELHSFGPGRQVDDNAHILLRYAEGARGMLWASQIAVGCENDLRLRIYGDKGGLEWEHQDPNQMRFTRFGEPKQILTRGGAGVGPDWTRVPPGHPEGYLEGFATLYTDIAEVIETGIDNPMLPGLQAGLDGMWFISAAQTSSADGGAWIPR; this comes from the coding sequence ATGACGACAGAGCGAAAGGCACGCCTCAAATTGGGCATGGTCGGAGGCGGGCAGGGAGCCTTCATCGGGGCGGTGCACCGGATCGCGGCGCGGATGGACGACCGGTTTCAACTGGTCGCCGGGGCGCTGTCCTCTGATCCCGCGCGCGCCGCTGCCAGCGCCGCCGAACTGGGGATTGCCCCGGATCGCAGCTATGCCAGCTTTGAGGAGATGGCCCGAGCCGAGGCCGCCCGCGAGGATGGCATTGACGCGGTGGCAATCGTCACGCCCAACCATCTGCACGCCGGGCCCAGCATCGCCTTTCTCAATGCAGGCATTCATGTGATCTGCGACAAACCCCTTGCCGCCAGCGCGACGGAGGCCGAGGCCATGAAACAGGCCGCCGCAACCAGCAGCGCGCGGTTTTTTCTAACCCATAACTACACCGGTTATCCCCTGCTGCGGCAGGCCCGTGCCATGGTTGCGCGCGGTGATCTGGGCCGGATCCGGCTGGTGCAGGCGGAATATGCGCAGGATTGGCTGACCGACGTGATCGAACAGGAGGGTCACAAACAGGCCGCCTGGCGCACCGATCCTGCACAATCCGGCGCCGGGGCGATTGGCGATATCGGCACCCATGCTTTCAACCTCGCCTGCTTTGTCAGCGGTCTGGTACCACAATCACTTTCGGCTGAGCTGCACAGTTTCGGACCCGGACGTCAGGTTGATGACAACGCCCATATCCTGCTGCGCTATGCAGAGGGCGCGCGTGGTATGCTCTGGGCCAGCCAGATCGCAGTCGGCTGTGAAAACGACCTGCGCCTGCGCATCTATGGCGACAAGGGGGGGCTGGAGTGGGAACATCAGGACCCCAATCAGATGCGCTTCACCCGTTTTGGGGAACCCAAACAGATCCTGACCCGTGGCGGTGCTGGTGTTGGCCCAGACTGGACTCGCGTTCCGCCCGGCCATCCGGAGGGATATCTGGAAGGCTTCGCAACGCTTTACACCGATATCGCCGAGGTGATCGAGACCGGCATCGACAATCCGATGCTGCCCGGTCTTCAGGCGGGGCTGGACGGGATGTGGTTCATCTCCGCCGCGCAGACCTCCTCTGCCGACGGGGGGGCCTGGATCCCCCGATAA
- a CDS encoding aldehyde dehydrogenase family protein — protein sequence MNFTPTDLTHSYIDGRWTPVTGTPRSPVINPATETPVAMLHHAGPADVEAAVAAAKGAHLTEALGSKDNRIALLERIRAGFDSRWEDLAQAISLEMGAPIDLARNAQAETFLIQLDATLDALRGFDFAETLHNGDHLIRQPTGVAGLITPWNWPIHQISLKVFAALAAGCPVVLKPSEHTPLNARIFAEILDAADLPPGAFNLINGDGASVGAQLTDHPDVAVMSFTGSTRAGLEIGASAVRRGARCALEMGGKSPCLVFEDADLDQVMEKILAKTFPNSGQNCNAPTRILIEASAYPAAKEAAQRAAAIWTLSDPARPGDHLGPVANARQFDHIQTLLHGAIAAGATVLCGGAGRPDDRETGYFVKPTILADVARKAEAVQQEIFGPVIVLQPFEDLDDAIAMANDSEFGLAGYVYSNDPAIQSAVIRRLDCGMVFVNGADLAPGSPFGGTKKSGIGREGGPYGIEEFLELKLVARPG from the coding sequence ATGAATTTTACTCCCACCGACCTGACCCACAGCTACATTGATGGCCGCTGGACACCCGTAACTGGCACCCCGCGCAGCCCTGTCATCAACCCCGCCACCGAGACCCCGGTGGCCATGTTGCATCACGCCGGTCCTGCGGATGTGGAGGCCGCCGTGGCAGCGGCCAAAGGCGCCCATCTGACCGAAGCGCTTGGCAGCAAGGACAACCGCATTGCCCTGTTGGAACGGATCAGAGCCGGTTTCGACAGCCGCTGGGAGGATCTGGCGCAGGCGATCTCACTGGAGATGGGGGCGCCGATTGATCTGGCCCGTAATGCGCAGGCCGAAACCTTCCTGATCCAGCTGGATGCCACCCTTGACGCGCTGCGCGGATTTGACTTTGCCGAAACCCTGCACAACGGCGACCACCTGATCCGTCAGCCCACCGGCGTTGCCGGTCTGATCACCCCGTGGAACTGGCCGATCCATCAAATCAGCCTCAAGGTTTTTGCAGCCCTCGCAGCGGGTTGCCCTGTCGTCCTGAAACCCAGCGAACATACGCCGCTCAACGCCCGCATCTTTGCCGAGATTCTGGACGCCGCCGACCTGCCGCCCGGTGCCTTCAACCTGATCAACGGCGATGGGGCCTCGGTCGGGGCGCAGCTCACCGATCATCCCGATGTGGCAGTGATGTCCTTCACCGGTTCCACCCGCGCCGGGCTTGAGATCGGCGCCAGCGCCGTCCGCCGTGGGGCCCGCTGCGCGCTGGAGATGGGCGGCAAATCCCCCTGTCTGGTGTTCGAGGATGCCGATCTGGATCAGGTGATGGAGAAGATCCTGGCCAAGACCTTTCCCAACTCCGGACAGAACTGCAACGCGCCAACCCGCATCCTGATTGAGGCCAGCGCCTATCCCGCCGCCAAAGAAGCCGCACAGCGCGCCGCCGCAATCTGGACGCTGAGCGATCCCGCCCGGCCCGGCGATCACCTCGGGCCGGTCGCCAATGCCCGACAGTTCGACCATATCCAGACCCTGTTGCACGGCGCAATTGCCGCCGGGGCCACGGTGCTTTGCGGTGGGGCGGGGCGCCCCGACGACAGGGAGACCGGCTATTTCGTCAAACCAACGATCCTGGCGGATGTAGCGCGCAAGGCCGAAGCTGTGCAGCAGGAAATCTTTGGCCCGGTGATCGTGCTGCAACCGTTTGAGGACCTCGACGACGCCATCGCCATGGCCAATGACAGTGAATTCGGGCTGGCCGGCTATGTCTATTCCAACGACCCCGCCATCCAGTCCGCGGTGATCCGGCGGCTGGACTGCGGCATGGTCTTCGTGAACGGCGCCGATCTCGCCCCCGGCAGCCCCTTCGGTGGCACCAAGAAATCTGGCATCGGCCGCGAGGGCGGCCCCTATGGCATCGAGGAATTTCTGGAACTGAAACTGGTGGCCCGCCCTGGCTAG
- a CDS encoding MFS transporter translates to MATPLLLRNRNYRLLFTAGALTNLGDGFILLALPWLATLMTRDPVAIAAVAAAGRLPWLFFALPAGVIADMADRRKLIARADLLRAVIVLAILMLALSEPVPGAIWALAGLAFVLGAAEVIRDNAAQTILPDIVATTDLEEANGQMWTAEQLTGQFIGPPLAGLLIAAGIAIPFGLDVVALVLAAGFVWLISLSPRAPVQQGFRRALMQGIRFMRGDTLLLRLAIVLGIANFLATATITVQVLFAQEVLGLSATDYGFVLSVAALGAVTGSLIAPRLSRLIGVQPCLYLSIAGWAVGYALIGSSSSGVVMALAMFAVMTAAMVWNVITVSWRQRRIPTELLGRVNSIYRCFGWGSMPLGALAGGTVVAVLETDLGRDLALRMPFLIAAGCCLLLLAYATFRLRLD, encoded by the coding sequence ATGGCCACCCCTCTTTTGCTCAGAAATCGCAATTACCGCCTGTTGTTCACTGCCGGGGCGCTGACCAATCTGGGGGATGGGTTCATCCTGTTGGCACTGCCCTGGCTGGCCACGCTGATGACCCGCGATCCGGTGGCCATCGCCGCTGTGGCCGCTGCCGGGCGGCTGCCGTGGTTGTTCTTTGCCCTGCCTGCCGGAGTGATTGCGGATATGGCCGACCGGCGCAAGCTGATCGCCCGCGCCGATCTGTTGCGCGCGGTGATCGTGCTGGCGATCCTGATGCTGGCACTCAGCGAACCTGTACCCGGAGCAATCTGGGCGCTGGCCGGGCTGGCCTTTGTCTTGGGGGCGGCGGAGGTGATCCGCGACAATGCCGCCCAGACCATCCTCCCCGATATTGTCGCCACCACCGATCTTGAGGAAGCGAATGGCCAGATGTGGACCGCTGAGCAACTGACCGGCCAGTTCATCGGCCCGCCTCTGGCAGGTCTGCTGATTGCAGCCGGCATTGCCATCCCCTTCGGGCTTGATGTGGTGGCGCTGGTGTTGGCGGCGGGCTTTGTCTGGCTGATCAGCCTGTCGCCCCGTGCACCGGTACAGCAAGGATTTCGCAGGGCGCTGATGCAGGGCATCCGCTTTATGCGCGGTGACACCCTGTTGTTGCGTCTGGCGATCGTGCTGGGCATCGCCAATTTCCTCGCCACTGCGACCATCACTGTTCAGGTGCTCTTTGCGCAGGAGGTGCTCGGCCTCAGCGCGACGGACTACGGGTTTGTCCTGTCGGTGGCCGCTCTGGGGGCCGTGACCGGCAGCCTGATCGCACCGCGCCTCAGCCGTCTGATCGGGGTGCAGCCCTGTCTGTATCTGTCGATTGCAGGCTGGGCGGTTGGTTATGCATTGATCGGAAGCAGCAGCAGCGGTGTTGTCATGGCGCTGGCGATGTTTGCTGTGATGACGGCGGCCATGGTCTGGAATGTGATCACGGTGTCCTGGCGGCAAAGGCGCATCCCGACGGAGCTGCTGGGCCGGGTCAACAGCATCTACCGCTGCTTTGGCTGGGGGTCGATGCCACTGGGCGCGTTGGCCGGCGGCACCGTGGTGGCCGTGCTGGAAACCGATCTGGGCCGCGACCTTGCCCTGCGGATGCCGTTCCTGATCGCCGCAGGCTGCTGCCTCCTGTTGCTGGCCTATGCCACCTTCCGTCTGCGACTGGACTGA
- the hmpA gene encoding NO-inducible flavohemoprotein: MAQPLSEQSKAIVTATVPALEAHGGAIVAEMYTRLMADEDIKALFNQSHQQGDSSQHAALANAILGYARNIDNLGALSSVVERIVNKHVSLQIKPEHYDHVATALLGAIEAVLGQAASSEVLEAWGEAYWFLANLLIEAERKMYQEIASAEGGWDGWREFAITGIVRESASVKSFVLRPVDGGPVLRHQPGQYLAFDFDHPDTGKARRNYSISCAPNGEYYRISVKREPGGVISGWLHEVATEGTVLRVAAPAGDFVLKDRPESEVVLLSAGVGLTPMVAMLETLAANDRSATYLHAAVDGDNLAMEGLSKSLAKRSVIFLETPSDADRAAARYDVEGRITPDWLAANTNTAMSDYYICGPKGFMAMAIAGLRAAHVDMDRIHFEFFGPAEDLGVA; the protein is encoded by the coding sequence ATGGCACAGCCCCTGTCAGAGCAGAGCAAGGCGATTGTGACCGCAACCGTTCCCGCGCTGGAGGCCCATGGTGGCGCCATCGTGGCGGAGATGTATACCCGCCTGATGGCGGATGAGGATATCAAGGCGCTGTTCAACCAGTCGCACCAGCAGGGAGACTCTAGCCAGCATGCGGCGCTGGCCAATGCGATCCTGGGCTATGCCCGCAATATCGACAATCTGGGCGCGCTGAGCAGTGTGGTGGAGCGGATCGTCAACAAACATGTCAGCCTGCAGATCAAGCCTGAACACTACGACCATGTGGCGACTGCCCTGCTGGGCGCAATCGAGGCGGTGCTGGGGCAGGCGGCAAGCTCTGAGGTGCTGGAGGCATGGGGAGAGGCCTATTGGTTCCTGGCAAACCTGCTGATCGAGGCAGAGCGCAAGATGTACCAGGAGATTGCCAGCGCCGAAGGCGGTTGGGACGGCTGGCGCGAATTTGCGATCACCGGGATTGTGCGCGAAAGCGCCTCGGTCAAATCTTTCGTGTTGCGCCCGGTGGATGGCGGGCCGGTTCTGCGGCATCAACCGGGACAGTATCTGGCCTTTGATTTTGACCATCCGGACACCGGCAAAGCGCGACGCAACTATTCGATCTCCTGTGCGCCCAATGGCGAATACTACCGGATCTCCGTCAAGCGAGAGCCCGGCGGTGTGATCAGTGGCTGGCTGCATGAGGTGGCGACCGAGGGCACTGTACTGCGGGTGGCCGCCCCGGCTGGGGATTTCGTGTTGAAGGACCGGCCAGAGAGCGAAGTTGTGCTGCTGTCTGCGGGGGTTGGGCTGACGCCGATGGTCGCCATGCTCGAAACACTGGCGGCGAATGATCGCAGTGCCACTTACCTTCACGCGGCGGTGGATGGTGACAATCTGGCGATGGAGGGTCTCAGCAAATCCTTGGCCAAGCGCAGTGTGATCTTTCTTGAGACCCCGAGCGATGCGGACCGTGCGGCGGCGCGCTATGATGTCGAGGGGCGGATCACCCCGGACTGGTTGGCGGCGAACACCAATACGGCGATGTCCGACTACTACATATGTGGTCCCAAAGGCTTCATGGCGATGGCAATCGCAGGGTTGCGGGCGGCGCATGTCGATATGGATAGGATCCATTTCGAGTTCTTTGGACCGGCTGAAGATCTGGGCGTCGCCTAA
- a CDS encoding RrF2 family transcriptional regulator, which yields MKLNLKTDYALRLLILLATRPNQQFEIETLSRMHQLPASSVMKIISELVRHGYVHSIRGRSGGVQIGRKPSEICVGDVVQAMNEPMEIVDCSSCLLVGNCRLKGVLCEAAQAFTDVLMNYHLSDLIAAPAPVLTPLLDRDDGADPTPLA from the coding sequence ATGAAGCTCAATCTGAAAACAGACTATGCCCTCAGGCTCCTTATTTTATTGGCAACACGGCCCAATCAGCAGTTTGAAATTGAGACATTGAGCCGCATGCACCAACTGCCTGCCAGTTCGGTCATGAAGATCATCAGTGAGCTGGTCCGTCACGGCTATGTCCATAGCATTCGCGGCCGCTCCGGCGGGGTCCAGATCGGTCGGAAGCCGTCGGAGATTTGCGTCGGGGACGTTGTCCAAGCCATGAACGAACCGATGGAGATCGTCGATTGCAGCAGCTGCCTTCTGGTCGGAAACTGCCGTCTGAAAGGGGTCCTGTGCGAGGCGGCGCAAGCGTTTACCGATGTGTTGATGAACTATCATCTCAGTGACCTGATCGCCGCCCCTGCCCCGGTGCTAACCCCGCTACTGGACCGCGACGATGGCGCTGATCCGACACCTCTGGCGTGA
- a CDS encoding anti-sigma factor family protein has product MTDLSEKLSAYLDGELSADDAAEIEARLAQDAAAQAEFDALLEADALAQSGFEAALREPVPLSLAQSIRATPLSMPQEPLPRTGADDRDAAIARGWRYALPLRSGLAAGLAVFVLGGIGGYWLKEVAAPVVMTPTRSVAAGWLSDIADYHAIYASETRHLVEVPAAEADHLRRWLTKTVEVAFAIPDLSAFGLTFEGGRLLVANGAPVGQLMYRRVDGTVIALCLQAGDTPQGEAFATRTMRGFDFISWNGEGGKFVLIGPEGQPGLAAIARAAAQGVAL; this is encoded by the coding sequence ATGACGGATCTATCGGAAAAACTCAGCGCCTATCTGGACGGGGAGCTGTCGGCGGACGACGCGGCAGAGATTGAGGCGCGCTTGGCGCAGGACGCGGCTGCGCAGGCTGAGTTTGATGCGTTGCTGGAGGCCGATGCGCTGGCGCAAAGCGGATTTGAGGCGGCTTTGCGTGAGCCCGTGCCCTTGTCATTGGCGCAGTCCATTCGCGCCACGCCCTTGTCTATGCCTCAGGAGCCTCTGCCGCGGACAGGGGCGGATGACAGGGATGCGGCCATAGCACGGGGCTGGCGATACGCTTTGCCGCTCCGGTCCGGTCTTGCGGCTGGATTGGCTGTTTTTGTCCTTGGCGGGATCGGGGGCTACTGGTTGAAGGAGGTCGCCGCACCTGTGGTTATGACTCCCACGCGGTCGGTTGCGGCAGGCTGGCTGTCAGATATTGCGGATTACCATGCGATCTACGCCAGTGAGACGCGCCATCTGGTGGAGGTGCCAGCCGCTGAGGCAGATCATCTGCGACGCTGGTTGACGAAAACCGTTGAGGTCGCCTTTGCCATACCGGATTTGTCGGCGTTCGGACTGACCTTCGAAGGCGGTCGGCTGTTGGTGGCCAACGGTGCGCCGGTCGGGCAGTTGATGTACCGGCGGGTCGATGGGACTGTCATTGCGCTGTGCCTACAGGCGGGCGACACACCGCAGGGTGAGGCATTTGCAACCCGGACCATGCGCGGATTTGATTTCATCAGCTGGAATGGTGAGGGCGGTAAGTTTGTCCTGATCGGTCCAGAGGGCCAACCCGGTTTGGCGGCCATCGCCAGGGCGGCGGCGCAGGGTGTTGCGCTCTGA
- a CDS encoding RNA polymerase sigma factor: protein MSPDQFKSEMIGMMPRLRRFALSLTRSGPDADDLLQEACALALQKWQQYDPAQPLDRWMFRVLRNLWVSETRKRRVRQGAGVVPVEEATELAATGMSGADVAETTLTARQVQSRIADLDPSLAQPLLLVCAEGYSYREVSELLDVPVGTVMSRIHRARKLLISSLSHQEVAEL from the coding sequence ATGTCCCCTGACCAATTCAAATCCGAAATGATCGGCATGATGCCCCGGCTGCGGCGCTTTGCGCTCAGCCTGACGCGCTCTGGGCCTGATGCGGATGACCTGTTGCAGGAAGCCTGCGCGCTGGCCTTGCAGAAATGGCAGCAGTACGATCCTGCGCAACCGTTGGATCGTTGGATGTTTCGGGTGTTGCGCAACCTTTGGGTCAGTGAGACCCGCAAGCGTCGGGTGCGGCAGGGCGCAGGTGTGGTTCCTGTTGAAGAGGCCACAGAACTGGCGGCTACGGGGATGTCCGGTGCAGATGTTGCCGAGACCACTCTGACCGCTCGACAGGTGCAGAGCCGTATCGCGGATCTGGACCCGTCGCTGGCGCAACCTCTGCTGTTGGTCTGTGCCGAGGGCTATAGTTACCGCGAGGTGTCAGAGTTGCTGGACGTGCCCGTCGGAACGGTGATGAGCCGGATCCACCGCGCCCGCAAATTGTTGATTTCCAGCTTGTCTCATCAAGAGGTTGCCGAGCTATGA
- a CDS encoding COG4315 family predicted lipoprotein, which produces MKLFAVVAAGLILTACDDAYAAGHSAEPLVAENGMSLYIFDKDKKNTSVCNDGCAVKWPPYLVDQSTGAKDGLTKIKRKDGAMQWAKDGAPLYFWQGDKAPGDTSGDGVGGVWHLAH; this is translated from the coding sequence ATGAAATTATTTGCTGTTGTTGCCGCCGGTCTCATTCTGACGGCCTGTGATGACGCCTATGCGGCTGGCCATTCCGCGGAACCGCTGGTCGCGGAAAACGGCATGTCGCTTTATATCTTTGACAAGGACAAGAAGAACACATCGGTTTGCAATGATGGCTGCGCGGTGAAATGGCCGCCTTATCTGGTGGATCAGAGCACTGGTGCGAAGGACGGGCTGACCAAGATCAAGCGCAAAGATGGCGCGATGCAATGGGCCAAGGATGGTGCGCCGTTGTATTTCTGGCAGGGCGACAAGGCGCCGGGTGATACCAGCGGTGACGGTGTCGGCGGTGTCTGGCATCTGGCGCATTGA